Below is a genomic region from Virgibacillus dokdonensis.
AGATGAACTATTTGAAGCTATCCTATCATTAAAAGATAAAGAAGAATGCTACCACTTTTTTGATGACATAGCGACAATGTCTGAGATTCAATCGCTGTCACAGCGCCTGCAAGTAGCTAAAATGTTAACACAAGGTGCTACGTATAATGCGATTGAAGAAAAGACAAATGCTTCAACGGCTACTATTTCACGAGTACGGAGATGTATCAATTACGGAAGTGATGGTTATAAAATCGTGCTTGATCGGATAATGGAAGATAAATAGGTATCATCGTATAGAAAAATTCGTCACCATTTTTTTGGTGGCGTCTTTTATTGCACTTTAGGAAAAAACACCCCTTTTTCCTAATAGGATAAGTAAGTATAAAAAATTTCATGCTATGGGATAACCAAATAACGGAATAAGCCCCGTCCGGCTCCAACACCCAGCAACTAGGCGACTTCACGAATCGCCCTACGATAAGTCACCATCGGTTCGTTCTAAATAGGAAGGCCGACTAAAGACGGGCTTGCCGGAGGGCGCCGGCATACTCCTGTTGCAGGAGCATGATTCCTAAAACTTTCGTTGATTCGTTCCACTCCGTTGCTAAACGGGCGCTTGCGCCTTTGTTCATTCCATAAAGGATTTTTGGTATAATGAACTAACGGATAAACAATATGGAGGATTTGAATCGTGAATACGTTATTAAAACAATGGGAACACATATTTAAGCTTGATCCAGCAAAAGAAATAACGGATGAGGATTTAGAGAAAATCTGCGAGTCTGGTACGGATGCAATTATCGTTGGTGGTACGGATAATATTACCTTAGACAGCGTATTAGATTTACTATCCCGCATTCGTCGATATACAGTGCCTTGTATTTTAGAAATATCATCCATGGATGCCATTACGCCAGGATTTGATTATTATTATATTCCTATGGTGCTTAATTCAAAAGAGAAAAAATGGATGATGGATATGCAACATCAGGCCATTAAAGATTATGTAGATATGATGGAGTTTAGCGAAATTTTCTTTGAAGGGTATTGCATTTTGAACGAGGATGCAAAAGCATTTACCTATACGAATAGTTATTTACCAGATGAGGAAGATGTCATTGCTTATGCGTATATGGTAGATAAAGTATTTCACTTGCCTATATTTTACTTGGAGTATAGCGGAAGATATGGCGATCCAGCTCTGGTTGCCAAGGTAAAAGCGCAGTTACAGCATGCCACCCTTTTTTACGGTGGAGGTATAGAAACTGCTGCACAAGCGAAGGAAATGAAACAGAACGCCGATGTCATCGTTGTTGGCAACAGTATATATACGAATATGAAGCAAGCTTTACAAACCGTTTCTGCGGTAAAAGAGTAATCAGTTAGGCGGTGATAGAATGAGTCAAACAAAGGAAACATTATTAAAAGGATTGAATCAACAACAGCGAGAAGCTGTGATGCATACGGACGGCCCACTCCTTATTATGGCTGGTGCTGGAAGTGGAAAGACACGTGTATTGACGCATCGAATTGCTTATTTATTAGCAGAGAAGAACGTTTCTGCTCGTAATGTGCTAGCTATTACATTTACAAATAAAGCGGCTAGAGAAATGAAAGAACGTGTGAAAAGGTTAGTTGGACCTGAAAGTGAGTATATGTGGGTATCGACTTTTCACTCGATGTGTGTACGCATTTTACGTAGGGACATTGACCGCATTGGCTATAATAGTAATTTTACTATTTTAGATAGCAGTGATCAGCTATCGGTCGTCAAGCAAGTGCTTAAAAATTTGAATATAGATCCGAAAAAAATGGAACCAAGGGCGATGCTTGGTCAAATTAGTGCTGCCAAAAACGAACTCATTACACCAGAAGAATATAATAAACGCGTAGGTAACTTTTTTGAACGGCAAGTAGGACAAGTATATGAAGCGTATCAAAAGATGATTGTAAAAAACCAATCGCTTGATTTTGATGATTTGATTATGCAAACCATTCATTTATTTAAACGTGTACCAGAAGTGTTGGAATACTACCAACGCCGTTTTCAATATATTCATGTTGATGAGTATCAAGATACGAACCACGCGCAATATGCACTTGTAAAAATGCTAGCGAGTCGTTATCAAAACTTATGTGTTGTCGGTGATTCCGATCAGTCCATTTACCGCTGGCGAGGTGCTGATATTGCGAATATCCTAACCTTTGAAAAGGATTATCCGACCTCAAGAACCATTATGTTGGAACAAAATTACCGCTCGACAAAGTCTATTTTAGCTGCTGCGAACCATGTGATTGATAATAACACAAGCAGGAAGCCAAAAAAGCTATGGACGGAAAATGAGGATGGCAAACAAATTCATTACTTTCAAGGTGCAACGGAGCAAGAGGAAGCTTTATTTGTCACGGAAAAAATTCAGCAATTAACTCGAGAAGGGGAATACTCCCCAAGTGATGTGGCGATACTATATCGAACGAATGCACAATCTCGTGCTATTGAGGATACCTTGGTGAAATCGAATATGGCGTATCAAATGGTAGGCGGTACGAAATTCTATGAGCGCAAAGAAATTAAGGACATTATTGCTTACTTGCGCTTAATTGCCAATCCTAATGATGATTTAAGCTTTGAGCGTGTTGTCAATGTGCCGAAACGAGGAATTGGGAAAACGTCGGTGGAACGTTTGCGCGAATATGCTGCTCTTCACGATATCTCTATTAATGATGCAGTGAAGGAAGTCGATTTTACGGGCGTATCTAAAAAAGCAGCTAACGCACTTGCTGCATTTTCAAGTCTCATTCAATCGTTGTCGCAACAACAGGAGTTTTTAACAGCTACAGATATGGTAGAGGCTGTATTAACGCGAACCGGCTATGAAACGATGTTGAAAAATGAGCGATCTATCGAAGCACAAAGCCGTTTGGAAAACTTAGAAGAATTCATGACGGTTACGCAAGATTTTGAAGCAGCTAGTGAAGATAAAACACTTGTTGCCTTTTTGACAGATTTAGCGTTAATTGCTGATATTGATCAAGTAGATGAAGAGGAAATAGAAGCAGAAGATAAAATTACATTAATGACATTACATGCAGCAAAAGGATTAGAATTTCCAGTTGTATTTTTGATCGGTATGGAAGAAAATGTTTTCCCGCATAGCCGATCCATGTTTGATGACGAAGAAATGGAAGAAGAACGTCGATTAGCTTATGTCGGTATTACGCGTGCTGAAAAAGAACTTTATCTCACCCATGCGCGTATGCGAACCTTGTTTGGACGAACGAATATGAATCCTATTAGCCGGTTTATTAATGAAATACCGGAAGAATTAATAGCAGGTATCGAAGTAGCTAACGATGCCATGTTTGGCAGAAGAAGTACAGAACCGAAGCCGAATAGAGCGCAACCGATGAAGCGTAAAGCACAGCAAATGCAGAAAACATCCGGTGCTGAAAATGAAATGTGGTCATCTGGCGATAAAGCGAACCATAAAAAATGGGGCGTTGGTACGGTTGTAAAAGTAAGTGGAGAAGGTGAAGCAATGGAGCTTGATATTGCTTTCCCTGCACCAGTCGGCATTAAACGTGTACTAGCAAAATTTGCACCAATTACGAAACAATAAGGGAGGTGCTTGGATGGACAAACAACAAGCACAAGAGAAAATAAAACAGCTTACGACGCTTTTAAATCAATATAATTATGAGTATCATGTGCTCGATAAGCCATCTGTGGAAGATGCGGTTTATGACCAAAAAATGCGCGAGCTTCGTGAGCTAGAAGAAGCGTATCCAGAGTTTCAAGAGCCAGATTCTCCTACACAGCGTGTTGGTGGAGAGCCGCTGGAAGAATTTCATAAAGTGGAGCACCGTATTCCTATGCTTAGCTTGGCAAATGCTTTTAATGAACAAGATATTCGCGATTTTGTTAAAAGGGCGAGTCAAGGAATGGAAGAGACAATAAGCTTCGTTTGTGAGTTAAAAATTGATGGATTAGCAGTTTCTTTAACATACGAAGATGGCAAGTTTGTTCGTGGAGCAACACGTGGTGACGGAACGATAGGTGAAGATATTACAAGTAATTTACGAACAATCCGTAGCATTCCATTAACAATTAGAGAAAATGAAACATTGGAAATACGTGGAGAAGCGTTTATGCCACATAAATCCTTTTTAGCTTTAAACAAAGAACGAGAAGCAAAAGGGGAAGAACCATTTGCCAATCCGCGGAACGCAGCGGCTGGTTCTTTACGCCAGCTTGATCCGAAAATTGCCGCGAAACGAAACCTCGACATTTTTTTGTATGGGGTTGGCGAATGGGATAATAGCAATGTAACGAAACATAGTGAACGGTTAGAACGGTTAAAAGAATTAGGTTTAAAGGTTAACCCAGAATGGAGAAAATGTGACTCCGTAGAAGAAGTGATGGCGTATGTGCAATATTGGACGACAGAACGACCACACCTAGATTATGAAATTGATGGGATCGTTATTAAAGTAGATGACATTAACCAGCAAGAAAAATTAGGTTATACTGCAAAAAGTCCACGTTGGGCAATTGCTTATAAGTTTCCGGCTGAGGAAGCCGTAACGAAACTGACAGATATTGAATTAAGCGTTGGTAGGACAGGTGTAGTTACACCGACAGCGATTTTAAATCCAGTAAAAGTTGCTGGCACAACTGTTCAACGTGCTTCTCTTCATAATGAAGATTTAATACGGGAACAGGATATTCGCATTGGCGACACGGTCGTGGTTAAAAAAGCGGGAGATATTATTCCTAAAGTAGTTCGAGCTGTGGTAGAAGAACGAACAGGGGAAGAGCAAGAATTTCATATGCCGGAGGAGTGTCCTGCATGTGGCAGTGAATTAGTCCGTTTAGAGGAAGAGGTTGCTTTACGTTGTATTAACCCAAATTGCCCTGCGCAACTAAAAGAAGGGCTTATCCATTTTGTATCTAGGAATGCTATGAATATTGATGGCCTTGGAGAAAAGGTAATCGTTCAGCTATTCCAAGCTGATTTGGTGAAAACAATTGCTGATATTTACCGTCTGGAAAGAACAGAACTTTTAAAACTGGAACGGATGGGAGAAAAATCAGTTACCAATTTATTAGAAGCGATTGAAGCTTCAAAAGCAAATTCACTGGAAAAATTATTATTTGGTCTTGGCATTCGTTTTGTTGGAGCAAAGGCTGCCAAAACATTAGCGATGGAATTTGAAACGATGGAAAAGCTGCAACAAGCAACGTATGATGATTTAGTAGCAATTAATGAAATTGGCGAAAAAATGGCTGACTCTATCGTACAATATTTTCAAGAACAACAAGTGATGGATCTTTTAGAAGAATTGCGTAGCCTTGGTGTTAATATGTCTTATTTAGGCGTAAAACCTACAGAAACAGCTCAAACAAGTGCATTTAGCGGGAAAACGGTTGTGTTAACAGGAAAAATGGAAATATATACACGCACCGAAGCAAAACAATTCATTGAAGACTTAGGTGGGAATGTAACTGGGAGCGTCAGTAAAAAGACAGATTTAGTCATTGCTGGTGTAGATGCAGGTTCCAAGTTAGCAAAAGCAGAAAAACTTGGGGTTGAAGTTTGGGATGAATCTCAATTTGAGCAGGTCATGAAAAACGAGGGAGTGGGATCGTGAAAAAGACAATGATTTGGTTCATAGGTGCACTATTGCTGCTCACGAGCTGCGCCCCCAATATGAACGAAGAGGAAGTTTTACAGGAAAAAGAATCAAATTCAAATGAAGAGCAGGCGATTGTTCCTAGCTATCAGCTTTCAGATGATAATTATAAAATGATTATTCCGTTTAAGCCAGGTAAAGCCAGAGGTGTGATTGTAAGTCAAGTTGCTAATCGTCTTGATATAGACGAAGTGGAGGAGGGCTTACGGCGACATTCTAAATCGGTGTTTGATCCCAAAAAGTATTTATTCCAAGAAGGGCAATACATTGATGAAGAAACAGTTATAGAGTGGATTGATGCATTGAATCCAAAGAAGAAAGAAGGAGGGTCGGAGAAGTATCATAGGGAGAATCCTCGTTACCTTTCTCATATTCTAGAGCAAAATTATTTAGTCAAAAAGGACGATAATACAGTATCACTAGCAGGTGTTTCGATCGGGATTGCGATGAAATCTACCTACCAATTTCAAACGGAAACGGGTGGTCCAACGTACGAAGAGGATATTAGCAAATCAGAAATGATGAAACAAGCAAATAAAATTGCTAATAAGCTTCTTGAAGATATACGTAAAATCGAAGGATTAGAAAATGTTCCGATTATGATGGCAATTTATCGCGAAGAGGATCAATCTTCCCCTGTTCCAGGTAATTTTGTCGCTAAAACGAATATACCAGCAGACAGCTCTTCTGTTGGGGAGTGGGACTCCATTAAAGAGAAGTATGTATTATTCCCGTCAGAAGAAGGAAAAAAAGATTATTTTGAAGATCATGAACTAGTGACGAATTTCGGTAAGGAAATCGCTAGTTATTTTCCGAATTATGTCGGTGTTGTCGGTGAAGGATTCTACGTAAATGATGAACTGCAAAAGATGACGCTTGAGATCCCAATTGAGTTTTATGGGAAAGGCGAAGTAGTTGGCTTTACCCAATATGCTTACGGATTAGTCCAAGAAATGTTTTCAGACCATTACGGTTTAGAAGTCAAAATAACATCCAGTGATAAACTAGAAAGTATCATTTATCGAAATCCTGGTTCAAAAAAGCCAACAGTAAATATTTTATAATTGTTCGGAAAAAGCACTCCTGTATAATAGATGGCGCTTAGTCATGCCATTTTGTATGATAGACCTTCTCGTGCGGTAGCTTTTGAAGGATATTCACAAACAGGAAGAGGCTGCTTTGTATGAAAAATCTCGTGTTCCTTAATAGGAGAATGGCGTCTCCTGTGTGAGACAGGATGATTTTGTTGCTTCTTCTTTACCTTAAAGTGGCTTTCATTATAAATGATAGCACTTTAATGGGAATTACAGAAAGTTCGTCGTGTACGATTAGTCCCCCATTCGAGCGATTACGGTTCTTATGAATTACCCAAGGTAAACCTGCATGGAAGAGGTTTCTCCCATGCAGGTATTTAACAGTTTGCCAGATAAGAAGATGAAGCCTCTGAGTTGAAGGTATTGGTAACTAACGATTGATGAAAGACAACGTGTATCCCGGCGCCACCGTAATTTGAAGGAAATTGGAAAAAGAAGAAAGTGGATTACTTCTCAATTTACACTAGGGGAAACGCTTGCTGCATAAAGTTTTTGTTTGATGACGTGCATTTTTTTAAGGTCTTATTTCCTAAAAAAATTTAATTTGAAGGTAAACAATGGACGGACAATATAATTTTTTCTACGCATAAAGTATTACTTCCTATTACGTTGTTTTTTACAACTTTATACAACAAGGACACAGACTTTCCTAAATGAAGAAAAAGAAGAAAGATTTCAGTCTATTTTACAGTAGTAACCCCCGCAAAAACGAACCATTTTCCCAATATGAATTATCTGAATTTATGTTATAATGAAACTATACAAAGTTTAAAAATTTATTGGAGATGGTGGGTGGGAATTTGGTAGACGTTGGTCCTTTCATCAAATTACAACGAACGAAGCGACAAATGACGCAAGAAGAATTGTCGGAAGGAATCGTTTCATTGTCTTATTTATCCAAGATTGAAAATAAAAAGACGAAGGCAAGCCCAGAAATCATTCAATTACTTTGTAATCGATTAGGAATTGAATTTGCAGAAGAAACGAATTCCCACATCGAAGAGAAATGTCAACAATGGTATGAAATGCTCTTTGACCACTGTGATAAACAAGAAATGACCGACCGTTATGAAGAATTGCAAGTGATTATGAATCAAAGTATTAATGAAAACTTTATTATGTTTGAAATACATCAGATTCGTTATTATAGTGTTTTACGTGATTTTAATAAAGCGCTAGCAAAAATTAATGAGCTACATGAATTAGCAGATTCTTTTAATCCAAAACATGAATATTATTGGTGCAAGTTTAAGGGTGGTTATTATTCGCTTCAAGACAAGCATGCTAAAGCGATGAAATTGTTTAAGCAGGCCCAAGAAAAAATCCCGCTTGCCAATTTAAATGAGGTGGAAATAGCTGACCTGAAATATGGATTAGCTGTTACTCATAGTCAACTATGGCAACAGTTGGAGTGTTTGGATTATACACAAGAAGCAATGGAAGTATTTCAACGCGAATATAATTTTGATCGCTGTGGTCAATGCCATATTTTATTTGGCATCTCTTACCAAAGGTTTAAGAAATATGAAAAAGCAATTAAAAACTTTCAATTAGCAAAACATTTAGGCGAACTGTGTGATAACCAAGATGTGATTAGTTTAGCACATCAAAATTTAGGTTACCTGTACTCGTCTACTGGAAATTCGGAAGAAGCAATCAAAAATTATTTGTTAGCTATTGAGGACAAAGATGTAGATACTGATCATCTTTTATCAACTTATACTTGTTTAATTGAAGAATATTATCATGTTAAACAATATGAGAAAGTAGAGCAAATTTTACGAGAAGCTAAAGAATTATTATCAAAAGTCAAGTATTCAGATTTATATAAATTATATGACTATAATATTAAAGTGTATACACACTTAATAAATGAAGAATTTAGTAAGTTTAAAGTGTTATTAACAGATGAATTTATACCGTACCTTAAACAAGCAGGTGAGCATAGTGATTTAGTATTTTTTGCTAAATTACTCGCTAACCATTTAGAGGAATGGGGAAAGTATAAAGAATCTGTTCAATATTATAAGTTAGCAAGCTTAAGCTATGAGGAATTTGTCAACATGTAACTTAAATAAGGGGGGATATATTGAAAAAAGGAATAATGTCCATACTATGTGGGGCATTACTAATTGGCGGATTTTTATTTACAGAACAGCAATTTTCAGATGATGCTGGAAGGAGTAACCATCCTAAAAAATTCATGTCTGCCCAAATTGAATAGTTTTAATTGATTTATATTCTTTTCAATCTATTTTAACTTTTTTACCCTATTATGATAGAATCTTTCCCAGAGTGGCGTGGAACCCGTTCTGGGATTTTTTTGTTTAGCTGTTGTGCGAGTCGCTCTTGCTTTCGGTCGGAAGTCGTTCTCATGCGTAAAAATCGCCCACCGACGCGCAAAATCGCTCATGCTCGCCCCGAATTCGCTTCCGTTCATCGCAAACTCGCTCACCCTCGCAAGGAGTCGCTCCTGTGCATCGCAAATTCGCTCACCCCCGTCGAAAATTCTCGAAATAAGGTGTCCGTTTGTTTACAGTTTTGTCAAAAATGGTACTATATTATTACAATATTCTTTTATAAAAGAATATTGGATGTATTGGGAAGTTGTTTTGCATATTGTAAAGGTAAAAGTAACAAAGGGGGGAGACAGAAATGGAATACACGATACAGGGGGCGACTTGGTTTTGGTTATTTGTCCCTATGCCTGTAATACTTATTTTATCTTTTATTACTTTATTTACAGAAGGGAGAAAATAACCGTTGACTACAGCGACGCTTATCACATTTATTGTTTATTTAGCAGGAATGTTACTTATTGGTATTATGATGTACTATCGCACGAATAATTTATCGGATTATGTATTAGGAGGTAGAGGGTTAGGCCCAGGGGTTGCTGCTCTAAGTGCAGGTGCTTCCGATATGAGTGGTTGGCTGCTACTCGGTCTGCCTGGGGCTATTTATGCTTCTGGTATGTCAGAGGCGTGGATGGGGATTGGCCTTGCTACTGGTGCATATTTAAATTGGCAATTTGTCGCAAAAAGGTTACGTGTTTATACGGAAGTTAGTAATAATTCCATTACAATTCCAGATTTTCTAGCCAATCGTTTTAAAGATCAATCACATATTTTACGTGTGATTGCTGCGTTAGTCATTCTATTATTTTTTACGTTTTACACTTCATCTGGGATGGTTGGTGGTGCAAAACTCTTTGAAGCGTCGTTTGGACTTTCGTATGAAACAGCACTATGGATTGGTGGCATTATTGTTATTTCTTATACATTATTAGGAGGTTTCTTAGCTGTAGCTTGGACTGATTTTGTGCAAGGGTTACTCATGTTTCTTGCATTGCTAGTAGTTCCCATTGTCGCTCTAACACAAATGGGAGGATGGAATGCGGCTGTGCAAGCGGTCGGTGAGATTCATCCTTCTCACTTAAATATGGTGGAAGGTGTTGGGATAATGGCGATTATTTCTTCCGTTGCATGGGGTCTCGGTTATTTTGGTCAGCCGCATATATTAGTTCGGTTTATGGCTTTACGCTCGCATAAAGATGTCCCAAAAGCGAGATTTATTGGAACTGCATGGATGGTACTCGGGTTATATGGCGCTATTTTTACAGGGTTTGTTGGACTTGCATTTATAAGCACCCAAGAAGTGCCGATATTATCTGAATTTGGTATTCAAGTTGTAAATGAAAATGGAATACAAATGCTAGCCGATTCGGAGAAAATTTTCATTGCGTTTTCGCAAATTCTATTTCATCCAGTTGTTGCTGGGATTTTATTAGCAGCTATTTTATCAGCTATTATGAGTACGATAGATTCCCAGTTACTTGTGTCTTCTTCGGCAGTCGCGGAGGATTTTTATAAAGCTATTTTCCGCAAGCAAGCGACAGACAAGGAACTCGTATGGGTTGGTAGACTTGCTACGGTAGTTATTGCATTCATTGCACTTATGATTGCCCTGAATCCTGAAAGCTCTGTGTTGGAATTAGTTAGCTATGCGTGGGCTGGGTTTGGTGCAGCTTTTGGTCCTATTATTCTATTATCATTATTTTGGAGTCGAATTACACGTAATGGTGCGCTTGCTGGTATAGTAGTTGGTGCTGCAACGGTCATTATTTGGGGAGAATTTTTATCTGGAGGGATTTTTGATCTGTATGAAATTGTTCCCGGGTTTCTATTCAATTTAGTTACGACGATTGTAGTTAGTTTATTACAAAAGCCAAATGAGGATCTTATTGCTGATTATGATGAAACGGTGAAGCAATTGAAAGCGTAATCACGTTCATGCAAAAAAATAAATAAGGTAAGTCATATGGATGAAACAATGCATGGCATATGGCTTACCTTGTTATTTGAGTTGGAGATGAAAAATCGGAAAACGAGCTTGTATTCTCCAAAAAGTTTGCTATGAACCTTTTTCTTACAGGTCTATATGTATCCATTGCACTCATTCTAACTGTACTACTCTACTTTAGTTGCTTAGT
It encodes:
- the pcrA gene encoding DNA helicase PcrA, which translates into the protein MSQTKETLLKGLNQQQREAVMHTDGPLLIMAGAGSGKTRVLTHRIAYLLAEKNVSARNVLAITFTNKAAREMKERVKRLVGPESEYMWVSTFHSMCVRILRRDIDRIGYNSNFTILDSSDQLSVVKQVLKNLNIDPKKMEPRAMLGQISAAKNELITPEEYNKRVGNFFERQVGQVYEAYQKMIVKNQSLDFDDLIMQTIHLFKRVPEVLEYYQRRFQYIHVDEYQDTNHAQYALVKMLASRYQNLCVVGDSDQSIYRWRGADIANILTFEKDYPTSRTIMLEQNYRSTKSILAAANHVIDNNTSRKPKKLWTENEDGKQIHYFQGATEQEEALFVTEKIQQLTREGEYSPSDVAILYRTNAQSRAIEDTLVKSNMAYQMVGGTKFYERKEIKDIIAYLRLIANPNDDLSFERVVNVPKRGIGKTSVERLREYAALHDISINDAVKEVDFTGVSKKAANALAAFSSLIQSLSQQQEFLTATDMVEAVLTRTGYETMLKNERSIEAQSRLENLEEFMTVTQDFEAASEDKTLVAFLTDLALIADIDQVDEEEIEAEDKITLMTLHAAKGLEFPVVFLIGMEENVFPHSRSMFDDEEMEEERRLAYVGITRAEKELYLTHARMRTLFGRTNMNPISRFINEIPEELIAGIEVANDAMFGRRSTEPKPNRAQPMKRKAQQMQKTSGAENEMWSSGDKANHKKWGVGTVVKVSGEGEAMELDIAFPAPVGIKRVLAKFAPITKQ
- a CDS encoding helix-turn-helix domain-containing protein, whose product is MVGGNLVDVGPFIKLQRTKRQMTQEELSEGIVSLSYLSKIENKKTKASPEIIQLLCNRLGIEFAEETNSHIEEKCQQWYEMLFDHCDKQEMTDRYEELQVIMNQSINENFIMFEIHQIRYYSVLRDFNKALAKINELHELADSFNPKHEYYWCKFKGGYYSLQDKHAKAMKLFKQAQEKIPLANLNEVEIADLKYGLAVTHSQLWQQLECLDYTQEAMEVFQREYNFDRCGQCHILFGISYQRFKKYEKAIKNFQLAKHLGELCDNQDVISLAHQNLGYLYSSTGNSEEAIKNYLLAIEDKDVDTDHLLSTYTCLIEEYYHVKQYEKVEQILREAKELLSKVKYSDLYKLYDYNIKVYTHLINEEFSKFKVLLTDEFIPYLKQAGEHSDLVFFAKLLANHLEEWGKYKESVQYYKLASLSYEEFVNM
- the ligA gene encoding NAD-dependent DNA ligase LigA, producing the protein MDKQQAQEKIKQLTTLLNQYNYEYHVLDKPSVEDAVYDQKMRELRELEEAYPEFQEPDSPTQRVGGEPLEEFHKVEHRIPMLSLANAFNEQDIRDFVKRASQGMEETISFVCELKIDGLAVSLTYEDGKFVRGATRGDGTIGEDITSNLRTIRSIPLTIRENETLEIRGEAFMPHKSFLALNKEREAKGEEPFANPRNAAAGSLRQLDPKIAAKRNLDIFLYGVGEWDNSNVTKHSERLERLKELGLKVNPEWRKCDSVEEVMAYVQYWTTERPHLDYEIDGIVIKVDDINQQEKLGYTAKSPRWAIAYKFPAEEAVTKLTDIELSVGRTGVVTPTAILNPVKVAGTTVQRASLHNEDLIREQDIRIGDTVVVKKAGDIIPKVVRAVVEERTGEEQEFHMPEECPACGSELVRLEEEVALRCINPNCPAQLKEGLIHFVSRNAMNIDGLGEKVIVQLFQADLVKTIADIYRLERTELLKLERMGEKSVTNLLEAIEASKANSLEKLLFGLGIRFVGAKAAKTLAMEFETMEKLQQATYDDLVAINEIGEKMADSIVQYFQEQQVMDLLEELRSLGVNMSYLGVKPTETAQTSAFSGKTVVLTGKMEIYTRTEAKQFIEDLGGNVTGSVSKKTDLVIAGVDAGSKLAKAEKLGVEVWDESQFEQVMKNEGVGS
- a CDS encoding YerC/YecD family TrpR-related protein, producing the protein MQIDKLRGQHLDELFEAILSLKDKEECYHFFDDIATMSEIQSLSQRLQVAKMLTQGATYNAIEEKTNASTATISRVRRCINYGSDGYKIVLDRIMEDK
- a CDS encoding CamS family sex pheromone protein, whose translation is MKKTMIWFIGALLLLTSCAPNMNEEEVLQEKESNSNEEQAIVPSYQLSDDNYKMIIPFKPGKARGVIVSQVANRLDIDEVEEGLRRHSKSVFDPKKYLFQEGQYIDEETVIEWIDALNPKKKEGGSEKYHRENPRYLSHILEQNYLVKKDDNTVSLAGVSIGIAMKSTYQFQTETGGPTYEEDISKSEMMKQANKIANKLLEDIRKIEGLENVPIMMAIYREEDQSSPVPGNFVAKTNIPADSSSVGEWDSIKEKYVLFPSEEGKKDYFEDHELVTNFGKEIASYFPNYVGVVGEGFYVNDELQKMTLEIPIEFYGKGEVVGFTQYAYGLVQEMFSDHYGLEVKITSSDKLESIIYRNPGSKKPTVNIL
- the putP gene encoding sodium/proline symporter PutP, producing the protein MTTATLITFIVYLAGMLLIGIMMYYRTNNLSDYVLGGRGLGPGVAALSAGASDMSGWLLLGLPGAIYASGMSEAWMGIGLATGAYLNWQFVAKRLRVYTEVSNNSITIPDFLANRFKDQSHILRVIAALVILLFFTFYTSSGMVGGAKLFEASFGLSYETALWIGGIIVISYTLLGGFLAVAWTDFVQGLLMFLALLVVPIVALTQMGGWNAAVQAVGEIHPSHLNMVEGVGIMAIISSVAWGLGYFGQPHILVRFMALRSHKDVPKARFIGTAWMVLGLYGAIFTGFVGLAFISTQEVPILSEFGIQVVNENGIQMLADSEKIFIAFSQILFHPVVAGILLAAILSAIMSTIDSQLLVSSSAVAEDFYKAIFRKQATDKELVWVGRLATVVIAFIALMIALNPESSVLELVSYAWAGFGAAFGPIILLSLFWSRITRNGALAGIVVGAATVIIWGEFLSGGIFDLYEIVPGFLFNLVTTIVVSLLQKPNEDLIADYDETVKQLKA
- a CDS encoding heptaprenylglyceryl phosphate synthase, with the protein product MNTLLKQWEHIFKLDPAKEITDEDLEKICESGTDAIIVGGTDNITLDSVLDLLSRIRRYTVPCILEISSMDAITPGFDYYYIPMVLNSKEKKWMMDMQHQAIKDYVDMMEFSEIFFEGYCILNEDAKAFTYTNSYLPDEEDVIAYAYMVDKVFHLPIFYLEYSGRYGDPALVAKVKAQLQHATLFYGGGIETAAQAKEMKQNADVIVVGNSIYTNMKQALQTVSAVKE